The following are from one region of the Tachysurus fulvidraco isolate hzauxx_2018 chromosome 24, HZAU_PFXX_2.0, whole genome shotgun sequence genome:
- the mbpa gene encoding myelin basic protein — protein MATAGTSGLGRKKKAPGLMDQIGKFFGGDKKKRGKGSFRGHLSSSPPRPQHSSSRRRGDVNPVVHFFRSFVSSPRPKSRWRELLGLASPSARGSESIRSPHRRRREQNTLSRIFNLGESRSRSPPKRWSTIF, from the exons ATGGCTACTGCAGGCACCTCAGGGCTTGGACGCAAGAAGAAGGCTCCTGGTCTCATGGATCAGATTGGCAAGTTCTTTGGAGGTGAtaagaagaaaagaggaaag GGTTCATTTCGTGGTCATCTGTCTTCCTCACCACCAAGACCTCAACATTCCTCATCCCGACGTCGTGGAGATGTGAACCCTGTCGTCCATTTCTTCAGGAGCTTT GTGTCCTCTCCTCGCCCTAAGTCAAGG tgGAGAGAACTCTTGGGCCTG GCTTCACCATCAGCACGTGGCTCAGAGAGTATCAGATCACCCCACAGACGCCGTCGAGAACAGAACACACTCTCGAGAATCTTCAATCTG GGAGAAAGTAGATCTCGTTCTCCACCAAAACGCTGGAGCACCATCTTCTGA